The Glandiceps talaboti chromosome 1, keGlaTala1.1, whole genome shotgun sequence genome has a segment encoding these proteins:
- the LOC144435589 gene encoding heparan sulfate glucosamine 3-O-sulfotransferase 1-like: MTSTKAFILCFSLIIISLCIGIIDIYIHELQVKKFVPYYPTYKTGRQDVYCRQNKTVHTEDGELSQNKTQLLYGEHLNISTRKHLPDAIIAGAKKCGTTAIKAFLSYHPSVAMPRGEVHYFDVHYSRGIQWYVNRMPVPKPGQIVIEKTPGYFVMSDVPQKIYDEISPKLKIIFVLCEPVHRAVSDFVYVKPVLKLLHHSLPGHKKLKSKTLFRIDSLLKRNYKLNGSFESSILDQSGNIITDNAIVELGVYIKYLQNWLKVFPSSQIHIVDGEILKRHPSVELQSLEKFLNLKQYFTEDNFYYDGKKGFYCIAKPKKRCLGESKGRHHPRIRKTVLKKLKAYYQPFNRKLDQTVETENLTDHILNFDLTYGD; the protein is encoded by the coding sequence ATGACGTCAACAAAAGCATTCATATTATGCTTTTCACTGATCATAATCTCTCTTTGCATTGGTATCATTGACATTTATATTCACGAACTACAAGTGAAGAAGTTTGTTCCATATTATCCAACATACAAGACTGGAAGACAAGACGTTTACTGTCGTCAGAATAAGACTGTCCATACCGAGGATGGTGAGCTtagtcaaaataaaacacaactaCTGTATGGAgaacatttgaatatttctaCAAGAAAACATCTTCCAGACGCAATCATAGCTGGAGCTAAGAAATGTGGCACGACAGCCATTAAAGCATTTCTATCATATCATCCCTCGGTAGCAATGCCAAGAGGAGAAGTGCATTATTTCGATGTCCACTATTCTCGAGGAATACAGTGGTATGTCAACAGGATGCCTGTACCAAAGCCGGGTCAAATTGTTATTGAGAAAACACCTGGATACTTCGTAATGTCCGATGTCCCTCAAAAAATATACGACGAAATCTCCCctaaattgaaaataatcttTGTATTATGTGAACCTGTGCACAGAGCTGTGTCTGATTTTGTTTATGTAAAACCAGTGCTGAAACTACTACATCACTCCTTACCTGGTcacaaaaaattgaaatcaaaaaCCCTCTTCAGAATAGACTCGCTCTTAAAAAGGAACTACAAACTAAATGGCTCTTTTGAATCTTCGATCCTGGACCAAAGTGGCAACATTATCACTGACAATGCAATTGTAGAATTAGGGGTCTATATAAAATATCTTCAAAATTGGTTGAAAGTGTTCCCATCGTCACAAATTCACATCGTAGATGGCGAAATTTTAAAGAGACATCCATCTGTTGAATTACAAAGCCTTGAGAAATTCTTAAATCTCAAGCAATATTTCACTGAAGACAATTTTTATTATGATGGAAAAAAGGGATTTTATTGCATTGCAAAACCTAAAAAGCGTTGCCTAGGTGAGAGTAAAGGTAGACACCATCCAAGGATTCGTAAAACTGTGCTCAAAAAGCTGAAAGCATATTATCAGCCTTTCAACAGGAAACTGGATCAGACTGTTGAGACTGAAAATCTGACAGATCACatcttgaactttgacctaacCTACGGGGACTAA